From the Primulina tabacum isolate GXHZ01 chromosome 15, ASM2559414v2, whole genome shotgun sequence genome, one window contains:
- the LOC142527370 gene encoding uncharacterized protein LOC142527370: MEMFNSVSLLSDPKSRSCLCSFVVCASLICGVFFIGSAWLGTETLELSPGFGLNRTQKYIDSNNCKESPKPNSIEKVATEDIRPAKCKRECRPEGTEALPKGIISATSNLEVSSLTGPISVKGETTHSRNLLAVAVGIKQKTLVNKIVHKFLANDFVVMLFHYDGIVESWNEGWGDKVIHVSAINQTKWWFAKRFLHPDIVAEYEYIFLWDEDLGVEYFHPERYVSIIKEEGLEISQPALDSRKSEVHHQITVRRSRTRVHRRYYKFTGGGRCYENSTTPPCVGWVEMMAPVFSRAAWRCVWYMIQNDLIHAWGLDVQLGYCAQGARTVKVGVVDEEYIIHFGLPTLGGLSNENKTSAESSHSKNVSDSEPLATSVKYKIDNRSAVRLRSYNEMKIFKDRWDNAVKEDDCWVDPFKQPQ, from the exons ATGGAGATGTTCAATTCT GTTTCCCTATTATCAGATCCCAAAAGCAGATCATGTCTCTGCAGTTTCGTCGTGTGTGCTTCTTTGATTTGTGGTGTTTTCTTTATTGGAAGTGCATGGCTGGGGACTGAAACTTTGGAG TTATCACCTGGATTTGGGTTGAACAGGACACAGAAGTATATAGACTCTAATAACTGCAAG GAATCACCAAAACCGAATTCAATAGAAAAAGTAGCAACAGAGGATATACGTCCTGCAAAATGCAAA AGAGAATGCAGGCCTGAAGGTACTGAAGCTTTGCCAAAAGGAATCATTTCAGCAACATCAAACTTGGAAGTGAGCTCCCTAACAGGTCCCATATCGGTAAAA GGTGAGACAACGCATTCAAGAAATTTGTTGGCTGTTGCAGTTGGGATAAAGCAAAAAACATTGGTAAACAAAATTGTTCACAAG TTTTTGGCAAATGATTTTGTCGTGATGCTTTTCCACTATGATGGAATTGTTGAAAGTTGGAATGAGGGATGGGGCGACAAAGTCATTCACGTCTCTGCTATAAATCAAACAAAATG GTGGTTTGCCAAACGGTTTCTACATCCTGATATTGTTGCTGAATATGAATATATCTTTTTGTGGGATGAAGACCTAGGAGTCGAATATTTTCATCCGGAAAG ATATGTATCAATTATCAAGGAAGAGGGACTTGAAATTTCACAACCCGCTCTTGATTCTCGTAAATCCGAGGTGCATCATCAAATTACAGTTCGCAGAAGTAGAACAAGGGTGCACAG GAGATACTATAAGTTTACAGGCGGTGGAAGGTGTTATGAAAACAGTACAACTCCTCCCTGTGTTGG TTGGGTTGAGATGATGGCTCCCGTGTTTTCAAGAGCAGCTTGGCGCTGTGTGTGGTATATGATCCAG AATGACTTGATCCACGCTTGGGGCCTCGATGTGCAGCTTGGTTATTGTGCACAA GGTGCTCGTACGGTTAAAGTTGGTGTGGTCGACGAAGAGTATATAATTCATTTTGGTCTTCCTACGCTTGGTGGTCTTTCTAATGAAAACAAG ACGAGCGCAGAATCGTCGCATTCAAAAAACGTGTCAGATTCGGAACCACTG GCAACTTCGGTTAAATACAAGATCGACAACAGATCAGCT GTTCGTCTACGATCCTACAATGAAATGAAGATATTTAAGGACAGATGGGATAATGCAGTCAAAGAGGACGACTGTTGGGTCGACCCGTTTAAACAACCGCAATAA